In Candidatus Poribacteria bacterium, the DNA window GGCAGTCAGTAAAGAGGTTTTCGTCTAAAAAAGTGCTCTTCTTACGATATCTGCATACCTCGTAGCCCGTAATGAAATGGAGGGGTTTTTGCTTGGGTGTTTCTTCAGATATAAGAAAGGCACGTCAAAGTCTAAACCCACGTTGTTTCTCCGCAAGGTAAAATTAAAAAATGTTTGTTTCTGACGAAGATTTGATGGTGAAATGTGGGAAAGGGGATATGAGTGCCTTTGAGCTGCTGGTGCGCCGATACCAGAACCCTTTGATTAACTACATTCATCGCTCAATTGACGATTATCAACGCGCGGAAGACCTCTCTCAAGAGACATTCCTCCGAGTCTTCAAAAGTGCGAACCGTTATGAGCCGACAGCCTCGTTCAAAAGTTGGCTCTATACAATCGCCACCAATCTGTGTCGAAATGAGATTCGGAACCGTACTCGCCGAAACACCTATTTCTTGGAGGATTTGGTTG includes these proteins:
- a CDS encoding sigma-70 family RNA polymerase sigma factor, encoding MFVSDEDLMVKCGKGDMSAFELLVRRYQNPLINYIHRSIDDYQRAEDLSQETFLRVFKSANRYEPTASFKSWLYTIATNLCRNEIRNRTRRNTYFLEDLVEEGEDVYHADIMRDTRYLPDLLLEKKEQRQIIRKALTQLPENQRVALTLVTYQDLRYEEVAKILGCSVGAVKALIHRARQKMRKLLIKAGIGE